A single Verrucomicrobiaceae bacterium DNA region contains:
- a CDS encoding CPBP family intramembrane metalloprotease: MHFLRPPESWQLADEAVRWHSGFAVLSQLFSGFGDWRFFVAEFLTLTAVGAVLAFARLRSGRLWLPIGLHAGWVFGLKYCMALTLPTALITSGQSLPRIGANLKIGLAPFATVLFTGFIVSRLQKKPPHSITLT, from the coding sequence GTGCACTTTTTGCGCCCACCAGAGAGCTGGCAGCTCGCGGATGAGGCTGTGCGCTGGCATAGCGGATTCGCCGTGCTAAGTCAGCTCTTCAGCGGCTTTGGCGACTGGCGCTTTTTCGTGGCAGAATTCCTCACGCTGACCGCTGTGGGGGCTGTTTTGGCCTTTGCTCGGCTGCGCAGTGGCCGTCTGTGGCTGCCCATCGGCCTGCATGCGGGTTGGGTCTTTGGTTTGAAGTATTGCATGGCCCTCACCCTGCCCACTGCGCTCATCACCAGCGGCCAGAGCCTGCCCCGGATCGGCGCGAACCTCAAAATCGGCCTCGCACCATTCGCGACGGTACTTTTCACTGGCTTCATCGTGTCGCGGCTCCAAAAGAAGCCGCCTCACTCGATCACTCTCACATGA